Proteins encoded together in one Peribacillus asahii window:
- a CDS encoding YibE/F family protein, translating to MNVIVNKFKEMTYKQIFLYIIIGLCFAASVFFVNHNYSFYERPIAKVIKTTLEDKTEMIDIHDNKDYLFNQLIIAELKNGEEKGRLIHLTNEYSSSGAYDQEYHVGDELFVSIDTNKEENTDLTGTIKDVKRDKHVVIIAWIFIFTLLMVGKKQGLFSIISLAANAVLLSYALDVYLSTSNMSLVVICSVSTILFTVISLLLVNGFNEKTYAAIVATLLGTFISLLITYLVMWLTSENGLRYEEMQFLTHPYRMVFMAGLIVGSLGAVMDVAITMSSSIFGLYEKNNNIPVKALKTSGMEIGKDIMGTMTNILFFAYISGSIPLLILYFKNASALGFTLSMNLSLELARALAGGIGIVLTIPIGLYTSIFFINRKRAKL from the coding sequence TTGAATGTTATAGTAAACAAATTTAAAGAAATGACTTACAAACAAATTTTTTTGTATATCATAATAGGACTTTGTTTTGCCGCCTCTGTTTTTTTTGTTAATCACAATTATTCATTCTATGAACGTCCGATAGCCAAAGTCATCAAAACCACTTTGGAAGATAAAACTGAAATGATTGATATACATGATAATAAAGATTATCTATTCAATCAACTTATAATAGCCGAGCTAAAAAATGGAGAAGAAAAAGGACGGCTTATCCATTTAACCAATGAGTATTCATCATCCGGAGCTTATGATCAAGAATACCATGTTGGAGATGAATTGTTTGTTTCAATTGACACAAACAAAGAAGAAAATACGGATTTAACTGGAACCATAAAAGATGTAAAACGTGATAAACACGTTGTAATCATAGCATGGATTTTTATCTTTACTCTACTTATGGTTGGAAAAAAACAAGGGCTGTTTTCTATTATAAGTTTGGCAGCCAATGCTGTTTTGTTGTCATATGCATTGGATGTTTATCTGAGTACATCAAACATGAGTTTAGTAGTGATATGCAGTGTAAGTACTATTTTATTTACTGTCATTTCTTTATTACTCGTTAACGGTTTTAATGAAAAAACATATGCAGCCATTGTTGCGACCCTGCTAGGAACTTTTATTTCGCTGTTAATTACCTATCTTGTCATGTGGCTAACTTCCGAAAATGGCCTTCGATATGAAGAAATGCAATTTCTAACGCATCCTTATCGAATGGTGTTTATGGCCGGGTTAATCGTCGGATCTTTAGGAGCCGTAATGGATGTAGCCATTACAATGTCTTCTTCTATCTTTGGATTGTATGAAAAGAATAACAACATACCAGTAAAAGCACTTAAAACTTCAGGAATGGAGATTGGAAAAGATATTATGGGAACCATGACAAATATTTTGTTTTTTGCATATATAAGCGGTTCCATTCCATTGCTTATTTTATATTTCAAGAATGCTTCTGCATTGGGGTTTACCCTTTCCATGAACCTTTCATTAGAATTGGCTCGAGCCCTAGCTGGCGGTATTGGAATAGTGTTAACTATTCCAATAGGTCTATATACTTCTATTTTTTTCATTAATCGAAAGAGGGCAAAATTATGA